GGATCAAAgaaccaaaaagaacaaaaacagccATTAAGAAGAGGATAAACTCTATGAAGAGAGTATTATTGCATGATAGTTTGAGCAATTGCCCTCGGTCACAAAAAAAATTGTTCACCACATTTGATTTGCAGTAGGAAAACTGAAACGTGGCATAAACTGGCCAAATCTGAAAAAGGAACCCAAACACCCATGACACAATTACCACAAAGTTGCACGTGCGGCTGCTCATGATGATGTTGTATCTCAAGGGGTGACAGACAGCCACGTAACGGTCCACGGCCATCGCTCCCAGTAATGCAAACTCTGTGGTCCCCACAGCAAGGTACAGGAAGAGCTGGGCGACACACGCAGTCAGAGGTATTGTCTGCATCCCAGGGAGCAGCAGCCCCCAGAGCATCCCCGGGACGATGATGGTTGTGACCAGGATCTCCAAGGCAGAGAGATGACcgaggaagaaatacatgggggaCTGCAGGCGTTTATCAACACAGACAATCAGAATGATGACCGTATTTCCCACTAATGTCACtaagtagaagaagaagaaggtggCAAAGAGAATACGGTGTAGTTCTTTGGAGCCAGGGAATCCAAGGAGATAAAATTCAGTGGCGCTAGAGTAATTCCCCAACATTTACTTCTGAGCTCTTGTTCCTTATGAAATCTAGAGAGCAAAAGAGAGATCACACTGCTTCTGAACTCAAAAATGTTAAATCCGTTTACAATTTGATGAAGTAAATCTTTCTCCTAAGCTTCACAACATAACACTACTATTTTCTATACAAGGTTGATGCTAAATGTTTCAGGAAGGATATGTTTAATACATGAAGATTAATGTGTGTGCCCAAGAAGACGAGCAATAGTCACCAGCACCACACCCTGGGCGTGAAAATCCACCCACCCCTGTATACACCCTTGTCTCTCCACTCACTGGACATCCTGCCTACAACCCTGCCGACCCGCCCCCCAGGCCCACCCACTTCCCTCTCTGCAACATGGTAACCTTACACCACTACCCCTCCCACCCGCAATGCCCCAAACCGACTTCTCTGCCTCTTACGTTCGTGTCCAGCAAAATTCTGCTATATTCAACAGTCACCATAAAGTGATCCTAACTAATCCCACCCAGACATAGTGACTAATTTGTATCCTCTTTACATAGGTTCTCCTtgcattatattcattttaaagtttttgccTCAGTTATCGTTACCACTTAGGGGTGTTGTTAGGAAGTGGGGTCTACCCAGGACATTGTCAAAAGATAAGATCTATTTTGAGATAAAGTACTGAGCCTTTCTCTGGCTCCTGGAGAGGTTATCTACTTCTTCCTCTTTATTCTTATGATGAAAGCCGTCCTCTATCTCTCATTTCTCCAAGCAGGAGGAGCCTTCCCAGCTCCCAACTGGCGATTGCTAGCTCTGAGATTTCGATTCAGCTGGTCACCAGATAACCATAGGGAGGTGCGAATGCTGCAGAAATTCCCATCTATATTGCACAGTTCCCACCCTGGGCCAGGAGACAAGAAAACAGCTGTGATGCTGAAGCAAAATCCTCTATATTTCTAGGTCTCAAATCTCTAGTTGCACAGGGAGTCACAAACTCTGAATGGGCACTCTGTCCTTCTAAACAAACTGCCATCGTCTCAGTCCTATAGGATCACTTGGCAATTTCCAAAGAGCATTATCTGCTTGTTTATGACCTTCCATTTTCTTCAGAGCCCTAGGATAAGGAAAAATGTTAGAAGACACCAAAACAGATCACACTGAGTCCCTTCGAATGTCTGAGCTGCTTCCCTTACCACATgcaagtctttgctcaaatgtctccTCTTTGTCGGCCCTCTCCCAGTCATCCCCTAAAATGATACAGGCACAACTTCACTCTCTAAACTGTTtaggctgtatttttctttccattggtCCTCATCAATATCTCAAATCACATACActtttacttgtttattaattTATCATCAAAATTCCCATTAGAATTAAATACCTTGAAGGCAAGATCTTTATCTATCTTGTATCACCAGCTGCAACAAGAACAGAGTTCTGACCAAATATGTActctacaaatatttttgaatgaatatataaataagtagaTTGAAGAACAAGTCAGTGAATTAACAGAGAGTACCCGACCTGACTATCACCCCCTCCATTCACTCTTCCCTAAAGCACCGGCCAGTCCCCCTGCAGTCTCTCCTCCCGGAGATCCCCTACAAAAGGGAAGCAGATAGAAGGATAAGATGAAGAGAAATGAGAGAGTGAAGTCTTAGGCAATGGCAGAGGTGGCGCCATCCCCAGTAGGAGGCTTGGTGGAGAGTCAGCTACTCCGTGGCTCCTGTAGTCCCCAGTTGGGGCTCCAGAAGACCTTGTTCCAGGCAGCTGAGCCTACGCTTTCCCATGATGATGCTCTTCTACTTTCTCCTTTACTGAGGGGAAGCAGACACTCACCTCCAGAGAAGGGACCTGGACCGGAGAGTTCTATTGCTCTGCAGGCAGCAACCCAGGCCCCTCGTGTCTGGCTAGTACAAAGCCACGCTTGGGAGACAGGGGCAACCTCTGCTGTCTCCACTCATGGTGAAGCCCACTGTCCACATTCAGGAACTTAGGAAGTAAGTCTGGAAGTTACAGGCTGAGAGGAATGTAGCAAGCTCCCTGTCTCtcattttctctgcctccttctgtCTCTCCCGTATGTCCCCAAGGAGAGTTTATACGCTAAGGTTCAGAGGCACACTAGGGATCTAGTCAAGGAAAGCTGAAGAAACTTCCACTCTTCCCTCCTGAGGCTAATCAGGTTTTAGAACATGGAAAAGTTTTGAGCAATGGGCAAACTTGGCAGCTCCCAGCTAGGAGTTTCTGAGCAGCAGGCTGCCTTCTCCCCAGGCTCTCACTTATCACTACAATCCAGGCTGCGAATAGTCAGCCCTCCGATCTGCTCTGTGCTTCTCCAGAACTCTGTCTAGCTCTACAGAGCCTAAGCTACCCCTACACTGATGAATTCACTAAGGGCTCCAAGGCACACATCAAAAACCTAGAGGCCACCAAATGGACTTCCATCAAAATATACTTTTCATCATGAAACCAAAGTTTCATGAAGCCCATCTTTTCCAGATGATCTCAGCACTCTCCCTACCACATACCCTCTGACCGTAGTTACGGGAACCTCATAAGCATGAGCAATAGAGACGATCTGCCTCCTGCTCCGGCTTCTGCTTCGTTGATCCACAGCGCCTTCCAGTCTCTCCAGCTGTGGTTGTTCAGACACACATTTCCCGTCTAGATCGTCAACTGCTACTGTGTCACCTCCCTGAGCTGCTCGAACTGAAGGGTAAAGGTTGAAGAAACATACTCAGGAttggccaaaaagaaaaaaaaaatactacataaaCATGAGGATGGCTGGGATCCTGAATTAAGTcacaaaattacatttaaaatattcattagtaCACTTTGGAAACcaactctcattttttaaaaacttagtgcAGGTCATAATTTTAAGACAAAATGTAAAACCCTCTCTCTCCATCTGCCTAACTCTCCTGCTCCATCTCCTAAAGCTAAAGATTATTATAAATTTCTAGTGCATTCATACAGAAGTTTTCTGTGTGTATACCTGAATGTctctatatattcttttaaagtaatgacattttaataaatatactgCCCTGCTACCttcttaatatatatatgaaatgtttatatatgtatgtatgcatacttGTGTATGTATTAAACCTCTCCATATTAGTAATTATGTATCAATCAAGTTTTAAGTGAGTACTTAATATTCACTTTATGAATATACTGATAATTTGCTTAATGTGTGTGCTCATGAACATGtcattttttccagtatttttcttctataaatgCTGTTGCAATAAATCTTCTCACAGGTTTCTAAATTTGCTGCACATCTTTCTAACTGTGTTAAATTATTAGCTGTTATCAAATCACCCTCAAAAAGATTGTATCAGTTAAAGAAACTCAACAATGATTGCCTCAGTGCTGGGGAGAAACTGGGAAAGATTATGAGGGAATTCCAAGACATGTTACCcctttttaaattactgaattacattgttcactttttatttaggACTTTGGCCTCTCTGTTAGTGAAagatattggcctatagttttcttttatgtaaGGTCCTTGTCAAGTTTTGGCATCAAGGTAATTTTggttataataaaatgaattgggaaatACGTCCCCCTTTCctattttatggaaaaagtgTGTATTAGTTCCTCATAAATTGTCTGGAAAATCCATCAGTGAGGATGTTTATGCCGggagttttctttgtgagaaAGTATTTAGTCACAAGTTCAATGTCTTTAATAACTATATGACTATTCAGAATTTCTACTTCAGTTTGTGTCCATTTTAATAAACTGTGTTTTTCGGGTGAATTGCTCATCTAAATTgccaatttattgacataaagtTGTTCACGATTCCACTTTTAtacttttaaagtttattatAGCTATTGTGATTTCCTTGTTTCCATTTCTGACATTTGTCATTTAGGTTCTTTACCTTTTCCTTGCTTATTCTGCTGGGGatttatcagttttattattctcttccAGAACATTACATTTGGCTTTATGAATTCTTCCCTATTGCTTATCTGGTTTGTAGTTCATGTTCACAAGGCATTCTCCCTGGGTGCCTCTCTCTTCACATGGTGCTCTATTTATGAGAACACTGGTCATTAGAATTAGGCACCCACCCTACTTcagtatgacttcattttaactaattacatctacaaTGACCTTATATCCAATCAAGCTAacattcatatattgaagttagaacttcaatatatgaatttgggaggacacagttcaacccacaacagacatcttggttgcttccagtttggggcaATTATGAATATAGCTACAATAAATTTTCATGTTCAGGATTTTGTGTAGATAtgagttttcaactcatttgggtataTATAATGAGTCGCACAAATGCTGGGTTGTAGAGTAAGAGTATAtttggttttgtaagaaactgccaagttgTCTTCCCAAGTGGCTGTACCGTTCTGCATTCCACCAGCAATGATGGAAACTTCCTGTTGCTCCgtatcctcatcagcatttggtgtttgggattttagccattctaatagatatgtGGTGgcttctcattgttgttttaatttgcagtttccTGATGGcacaatgttgagcatcttctcatacaCTTACTTATCAGCTGCATATGTTCTTtagtgaggtgtctgttcagctcttttgtacattttgtaattatttgttttctggttgttgaatttttcatggcctttgtatattttggatgtctttgtatattttacatgTCCAACATTTCATATGtgctttgcaagtattttctcccaaactgtggtttttcttttcattctcttgccagTCCTTCCCtgagcagaagtttttagttttaacCAAGTCcactttacaatttttttctttcatggcttatgtttttgatgttatgtctaaaaaaaattaccaaaccCCAAAGCAcctatttttcttctatattataCTCaaaagtttcatagttttacattttatatttaggacTATGATccaatttgagtttatttttggagGGAGGCCTAAGGTCTGCTGTCCAGGTTTGCTctggtttggttttggtttttttgcaTGTTGATATCCAGTCGTTCCAGCACCTTCtattgaaaaaaatgtctgttctccACTGATTTACCTTTGTTCTTTGTCAGAATCAGTTGATGATATgtgtgtggatctatttctgggttttctattctgttccattgaaatatttctctattatttcaCCAATAACACTGTCTTGATAACCATACCTTTATAAATAGGTCTTGAAGTGGGGTAGCATCAGTACCTCACCTTCATTCTTCTTCAGGATCATGACGGCTATTCTGGGCTTTTCACCTTTCCATATAAACACTAGGATCACTTTGTTGTTATCCACAAAATATCTTACTGGGATTTTGCTTGAGATTGCATCACATCTGTAGATCAAGTTAGGAAGAATTGACACCTTAATAATACTAAGTTTTCCTATCCAGGAATATGaggtatttttccatttatttagatcttcttttatttctttcaaagttttgtagtttttctcatatagatcttgtacaaattgtgttaggtttatacctaatTATATTTTTGGTGCTAATGTAGTAGTGttgtgtatttcatttcaaaTTCCAATTTTTCATTCTGGTATAGAAGAAACAGAGTATTTGGAAAGCAATGGACTTTTCTCCATTAGCCTTGGATTATGTGACCTCACTAAAATCACTTTAAATAACACTATATTACTTCATAGGTAGCACAGGTGTCTTATAACAATCTATTTCCAATTCCTCCCTCACATCCCTTACAACTTGCTGTCATACATTTCACTTATTCATAAACTGTAGTCATCCAATATATCATTGCAGTGTTATTTTGACACTGTTATCTGTAAGATCaggttagaaaaagaaaaataca
This portion of the Manis javanica isolate MJ-LG chromosome 6, MJ_LKY, whole genome shotgun sequence genome encodes:
- the LOC140850061 gene encoding olfactory receptor 9A4 produces the protein MLGNYSSATEFYLLGFPGSKELHRILFATFFFFYLVTLVGNTVIILIVCVDKRLQSPMYFFLGHLSALEILVTTIIVPGMLWGLLLPGMQTIPLTACVAQLFLYLAVGTTEFALLGAMAVDRYVAVCHPLRYNIIMSSRTCNFVVIVSWVFGFLFQIWPVYATFQFSYCKSNVVNNFFCDRGQLLKLSCNNTLFIEFILFLMAVFVLFGSLIPTIVSYTYIISTILRIPSASGRRKAFSTCASHFTCVIIGYGSCLFLYVKPKQTQAADYNRVVSLMVSVVTPFLNPFIFTLRNDKVIEALQDGVKRCCQLFRN